A single genomic interval of Cupriavidus sp. MP-37 harbors:
- a CDS encoding efflux RND transporter permease subunit produces MIARLILASIRNRFLVLLATVMVTAWGLWAVQSTPLDALPDLSDVQVIIRTPFPGQAPQIVENQVTYPLTTTMLSVPGAKTVRGYSFFGDSYVYVLFEDGTDLYWARSRVLEYLNQVQSRLPAAAKPALGPDATGVGWIYEYALVDKTGQHDLSQLRGLQDWFLRFELKSLPNVAEVASLGGMVKQYQIVLMPDRLRAYNLSQAKVLAALKGANQETGGSVLELGEAEYMVRATGYLKTLDDFRQIPLVTSDAGIPVRLGDVATVQLGPEMRRGIAELNGQGEVAGGVIVLRSGKNALETIEAVKAKLATLQKSLPKGVEIVTTYDRSALIKRAVANLTTKLIEEFAVVALVCLVFLFHLRSALVAIVSLPLGVLAAFLVMRYQGVNANIMSLGGIAIAIGAMVDAAVVMIENAHKHLEHWHADNPQRELSAHEHWRVIGKSAAEVGPALFFSLLIITLSFIPVFTLEAQEGRLFSPLAFTKTYSMAAAAGLSVTLVPVLMGYMIRGKIPSEQANPLNRWLIRGYQPLLGKVLTYPKTTLAIAAVLLIATAWPIMRIGGEFMPPLDEGDLLYMPSALSGLSAGKASQLLQQTDRLIKTVPEVATVYGKAGRADTATDPAPIEMFETTVQFKPKDQWRAGMTTDKLVEELDRVVRVPGLSNIWVPPIRNRIDMLATGIKSPVGIKVAGTDLKEIDRLATRIEEAVKSVPGVTSALAERLTGGRYIDVDIDRAAAGRYGLNIDDVQAIVSSAIGGENVGEVVDGLARFPINVRYPRDYRDSIEQLRRLPIVTDKGLQITLADVARIQVVQGPPMLRSENARLSGWIYVDIRGRDLRSAVQDMQVAVARAVPMPAGYSLSWSGQFEYLERATAKLKVVVPFTLLIIFVLLYLVFGRLDEALLIMGTLPLALIGGFWLLYLLGYNLSVAGIVGFIALAGVAAEFGVIMLLYLKHAWQERLEDGQNSLAALLDAIQEGAVLRVRPKAMTVAVILAGLLPIMWSHGTGSEVMQRIAAPMVGGMVTAPLLSMFVVPAVYLLLRRRQIKQASLSPNLTPQEESQ; encoded by the coding sequence ATGATTGCCCGGCTCATCCTCGCCTCCATCCGCAATCGCTTCCTGGTGCTGCTCGCCACGGTCATGGTGACCGCCTGGGGGCTTTGGGCGGTACAGAGTACGCCGCTTGACGCGCTGCCAGACCTGTCCGACGTGCAAGTGATCATCCGCACGCCCTTCCCTGGCCAGGCGCCGCAGATCGTGGAAAACCAGGTGACCTATCCGCTCACCACGACCATGCTATCGGTGCCCGGCGCCAAGACCGTGCGCGGCTACTCGTTCTTCGGTGACTCCTATGTCTATGTGCTGTTCGAAGACGGCACGGACCTGTACTGGGCGCGCTCGCGCGTGCTCGAGTACCTGAATCAGGTGCAGTCGCGGCTGCCGGCGGCAGCCAAGCCCGCGCTCGGTCCCGATGCAACCGGCGTCGGCTGGATCTATGAGTATGCCTTGGTGGACAAGACCGGCCAGCATGACCTCAGCCAGCTACGGGGGCTGCAGGACTGGTTCCTGCGCTTCGAGCTCAAGTCCCTGCCCAACGTCGCCGAAGTGGCCTCGCTCGGCGGCATGGTCAAGCAATACCAGATCGTGCTGATGCCGGATCGACTGCGCGCCTATAACCTATCGCAGGCCAAGGTGCTGGCAGCGCTCAAGGGCGCCAACCAGGAAACCGGCGGCTCGGTGCTGGAGTTGGGCGAAGCGGAGTACATGGTGCGGGCGACCGGCTATCTGAAAACGCTGGACGACTTTCGCCAGATTCCGCTGGTCACCAGCGACGCCGGCATCCCGGTACGGCTGGGTGACGTTGCCACTGTGCAGCTCGGCCCCGAGATGCGGCGTGGCATTGCCGAGCTGAATGGCCAGGGCGAAGTGGCCGGCGGCGTCATCGTGCTGCGCTCGGGCAAGAACGCCCTGGAGACCATTGAAGCGGTCAAGGCCAAGCTCGCCACCCTACAGAAGAGCCTGCCCAAGGGCGTCGAGATCGTTACGACGTACGACCGCTCGGCACTGATCAAGCGGGCGGTGGCCAATCTCACCACCAAGCTGATCGAGGAATTTGCGGTCGTGGCGCTGGTCTGCCTGGTGTTCCTGTTTCACCTGCGCTCGGCGCTGGTGGCCATCGTCTCGCTACCGCTGGGCGTGCTGGCCGCCTTCCTGGTGATGCGCTACCAGGGCGTCAATGCCAACATCATGTCGCTGGGTGGGATTGCCATCGCCATCGGCGCGATGGTCGATGCCGCGGTGGTCATGATCGAGAACGCGCACAAGCATCTCGAGCACTGGCATGCCGACAATCCGCAGCGCGAACTCAGCGCCCATGAACACTGGCGCGTCATCGGCAAATCTGCCGCCGAGGTTGGGCCGGCCCTGTTCTTCTCGCTGCTGATCATCACGTTGTCGTTCATTCCGGTGTTCACGCTGGAGGCGCAGGAGGGCCGGCTCTTCTCGCCGCTGGCCTTCACCAAGACCTATTCCATGGCAGCCGCTGCCGGATTGTCCGTCACCTTGGTACCGGTGCTGATGGGTTACATGATCCGCGGAAAAATTCCGTCGGAGCAGGCCAATCCGCTCAATCGCTGGCTGATTCGCGGCTACCAGCCATTGCTCGGCAAGGTGCTCACGTATCCGAAGACCACGCTGGCGATCGCCGCCGTGCTGCTGATCGCCACCGCGTGGCCCATTATGCGCATTGGCGGCGAATTCATGCCGCCCCTGGATGAAGGCGATCTGCTCTACATGCCCTCTGCGTTGTCGGGCCTTTCCGCAGGCAAGGCCTCCCAGCTCCTGCAGCAGACTGATCGGCTCATCAAGACAGTGCCAGAGGTCGCGACGGTGTACGGCAAGGCGGGCCGCGCCGATACCGCCACCGATCCGGCGCCGATCGAGATGTTCGAGACCACCGTCCAGTTCAAGCCCAAGGACCAATGGCGTGCCGGCATGACCACCGACAAGCTGGTGGAGGAGCTCGATCGGGTCGTCAGGGTGCCAGGGCTGTCCAACATCTGGGTGCCACCGATCCGCAACCGCATCGACATGCTCGCCACCGGCATCAAAAGCCCGGTGGGGATCAAGGTCGCCGGTACGGACCTGAAGGAAATCGATCGACTGGCCACGCGCATCGAGGAGGCCGTCAAGTCGGTTCCCGGAGTCACCTCCGCGCTGGCCGAGCGGCTCACTGGCGGGCGGTACATCGACGTCGATATCGACCGGGCGGCTGCGGGCCGGTATGGCCTGAACATTGACGACGTTCAGGCGATCGTCTCGTCGGCCATCGGTGGCGAAAACGTCGGCGAAGTGGTCGACGGGCTTGCGCGCTTTCCGATCAATGTCAGGTATCCGCGCGACTATCGGGACTCCATCGAGCAACTGCGCAGACTACCGATCGTGACCGACAAGGGGCTGCAAATCACGCTGGCCGACGTTGCGCGCATCCAGGTTGTGCAAGGGCCGCCCATGTTGCGCAGTGAAAATGCGCGGCTCTCCGGGTGGATCTACGTCGACATTCGCGGCAGGGACCTGCGCTCTGCCGTGCAAGACATGCAGGTGGCAGTCGCCAGAGCCGTCCCGATGCCAGCCGGGTACTCCCTGAGCTGGTCGGGACAATTCGAGTATCTCGAGCGCGCCACCGCGAAGCTGAAGGTAGTGGTCCCGTTCACCCTGCTGATCATCTTCGTCTTGCTCTACCTGGTATTCGGCCGGCTGGATGAGGCGCTGCTCATCATGGGCACTCTACCGCTGGCCTTAATCGGCGGCTTCTGGCTACTCTATCTGCTGGGATACAACCTGTCGGTGGCCGGGATTGTCGGCTTCATTGCACTGGCCGGGGTCGCTGCGGAATTCGGCGTCATCATGCTGCTCTATCTGAAGCATGCCTGGCAGGAACGGCTCGAGGATGGGCAAAACAGTCTTGCGGCCCTGCTCGATGCCATCCAGGAAGGCGCCGTGCTGCGTGTGCGCCCGAAAGCGATGACCGTAGCTGTAATTCTGGCCGGCCTGCTTCCGATCATGTGGTCGCACGGAACCGGCTCAGAAGTGATGCAGCGCATCGCTGCACCGATGGTCGGCGGCATGGTGACGGCGCCGCTGCTGTCCATGTTTGTGGTCCCGGCGGTGTATCTGCTGCTACGCCGCCGTCAGATCAAGCAGGCTTCCCTTTCCCCCAACCTCACACCTCAGGAGGAATCACAATGA
- a CDS encoding copper-binding protein translates to MKHLKTFAAALAIIAAPAVFAAGSMDGMDMKAPAASQQAARPVPAEIKKIDAQTGKVTLKHGPIENLGMPGMTMVFPVKDRASLGKFKEGDAVSVTFDKVDGAPTVVDMQRK, encoded by the coding sequence ATGAAACACCTCAAGACCTTCGCCGCCGCCCTGGCCATCATTGCCGCGCCGGCCGTGTTCGCCGCGGGTTCGATGGACGGCATGGACATGAAGGCGCCCGCCGCCTCGCAACAGGCAGCTCGGCCGGTGCCCGCAGAAATCAAGAAGATTGATGCGCAAACCGGGAAGGTCACGCTCAAGCACGGCCCGATCGAGAATCTGGGCATGCCCGGCATGACCATGGTGTTCCCGGTCAAGGATCGCGCCTCGCTTGGCAAGTTCAAGGAAGGCGATGCCGTGTCGGTGACATTCGACAAGGTGGATGGCGCGCCGACGGTCGTGGATATGCAGCGCAAGTAA
- a CDS encoding IS66 family transposase → MPSTPVTVTAAELQLLRDAERELKAILAEREAIKGELRVMTVQRDLLLEQLKAFQRKLFAAKSEARGSEQKDLFLNEAEAMAAAAAQPAQEEEGTPETEVAGHTRKKRGRKPLDPALPRVEVRHELPESERVCPLDGQTLVEIAVEVSEQLDIVPQQVRVIQHQRVKYACPCCDGGIKTTPAPARIIPKGLLTESALAWCITSKYQDGLPLYRQAALLHRFGGDLSRGTLAASIVRVGQAVQPIINLLRDHLLEADVVYGDETTVQVLKESGRPAQRKSFLWAQMNGTGPPVRLFAYSPTRETKQATALYAGIKPGSVLMTDGYAPYDDVANTYQLVHLGCWAHARRYLVEAEQALPKDKRADHTVTGFLQRIGKLFAIERHTLEMRPEQRQQVRAEQSQPLLAEIETMLLQHLHTVLPQSLFGKALHYLHGQWPKLVRYIENGTWPISNNPCENAIRPFVIGRRNFLFCDTVAGANASASLYSLVETCKANDVDPYQYLVALFKALPHAQTADDYEALLPWTLKSSDA, encoded by the coding sequence ATGCCATCCACGCCCGTCACCGTTACCGCCGCCGAGCTGCAACTGTTGCGAGACGCCGAGCGCGAGCTCAAGGCAATACTCGCGGAACGCGAGGCAATCAAGGGCGAGCTGCGTGTGATGACGGTCCAGCGAGACCTGCTCTTGGAACAGCTCAAGGCGTTCCAGCGTAAGCTGTTCGCCGCCAAGAGCGAGGCGCGAGGCTCGGAGCAGAAGGACTTGTTCCTCAATGAGGCCGAAGCCATGGCGGCAGCGGCCGCGCAGCCGGCGCAGGAAGAAGAAGGTACGCCCGAGACCGAAGTGGCCGGGCACACACGCAAGAAGCGTGGCCGTAAGCCGCTCGACCCGGCGCTGCCCCGTGTCGAGGTTCGTCACGAACTACCCGAATCGGAACGCGTCTGCCCCCTCGATGGCCAGACTCTGGTCGAGATTGCCGTTGAGGTCAGCGAACAGCTCGACATCGTGCCGCAACAGGTCCGCGTGATCCAGCACCAGCGGGTCAAGTACGCCTGCCCATGCTGCGACGGCGGCATCAAGACGACGCCGGCACCGGCACGCATTATTCCCAAGGGACTCCTTACCGAATCGGCGCTGGCCTGGTGCATCACCTCGAAGTATCAGGATGGCCTGCCGCTGTACCGCCAGGCAGCGCTGCTGCATCGCTTCGGCGGGGACCTCTCTCGCGGCACCCTGGCCGCAAGCATAGTGCGAGTAGGCCAAGCGGTGCAGCCAATCATCAACCTGCTGCGTGACCATCTGCTGGAAGCAGACGTCGTGTACGGTGATGAGACAACGGTACAGGTGCTCAAGGAGTCCGGCAGGCCTGCCCAGAGAAAGAGCTTCCTATGGGCGCAGATGAATGGCACGGGCCCGCCGGTACGGTTGTTTGCCTATAGCCCCACACGCGAGACAAAGCAGGCTACGGCTCTCTATGCCGGCATCAAGCCTGGGTCGGTGTTGATGACCGACGGCTATGCACCATACGACGACGTCGCAAACACCTATCAGTTGGTGCACCTCGGATGCTGGGCGCACGCGCGGCGCTACCTGGTCGAGGCGGAGCAAGCCTTGCCCAAGGACAAGCGCGCCGACCACACGGTCACCGGATTCCTGCAGCGCATCGGCAAGCTGTTTGCCATCGAACGCCACACGCTCGAGATGAGGCCGGAACAACGGCAGCAAGTTCGCGCCGAACAAAGCCAGCCGCTGCTGGCCGAGATCGAAACGATGCTGCTGCAACACCTGCATACCGTACTGCCGCAAAGCCTGTTCGGCAAGGCGCTGCACTACCTGCATGGGCAGTGGCCAAAGCTCGTGCGCTACATCGAGAACGGAACTTGGCCGATCTCGAACAATCCCTGCGAGAACGCGATTAGGCCATTCGTGATCGGACGGAGAAACTTCCTCTTCTGCGACACCGTGGCCGGTGCCAACGCCAGCGCAAGTCTTTACTCACTGGTGGAAACCTGCAAGGCCAACGACGTCGATCCGTATCAGTATCTCGTTGCCTTGTTCAAGGCGTTGCCACACGCACAGACCGCCGACGACTACGAGGCTCTGCTGCCCTGGACGCTCAAGTCCTCAGACGCCTAG
- the tnpB gene encoding IS66 family insertion sequence element accessory protein TnpB (TnpB, as the term is used for proteins encoded by IS66 family insertion elements, is considered an accessory protein, since TnpC, encoded by a neighboring gene, is a DDE family transposase.): protein MFRLDAGLRVYLHRDAVDFRKNINGLALLVEQALGLDPFASAVFVFRNQRADRIKILGWDRNGFWLLLKRLEADRFAWPREASVATLTVEQLHWLLEGIDIEAMRRHPHREYHRAA, encoded by the coding sequence ATGTTCCGCCTCGACGCTGGGCTGCGGGTGTACCTGCATCGCGACGCTGTGGACTTCCGTAAGAACATCAACGGCCTGGCACTGCTGGTCGAGCAGGCGCTCGGGCTGGATCCGTTTGCATCTGCTGTATTTGTGTTCCGCAACCAGCGGGCCGATCGCATCAAGATTCTCGGCTGGGATCGCAACGGCTTCTGGCTACTGTTGAAGCGATTGGAGGCGGACCGGTTTGCTTGGCCACGCGAGGCGTCGGTGGCCACGCTGACGGTCGAACAGTTGCACTGGCTGCTCGAGGGAATCGACATCGAGGCGATGCGCCGGCACCCGCACCGAGAATACCATCGCGCTGCGTGA
- a CDS encoding transposase: MIQDEIDLFPLQAVRVRSNGKRDYEPAAKRRLIEFCLQSGASVSGTALKAGINANQLRKWIREYRDSAQARGALPAFVPVVQEVLDSRPIETPAKVVVPRREAASATADSPPQRALPLALLSAKLPNGVSLELECDERHVALVRAMIEALNGGH; this comes from the coding sequence ATGATCCAAGACGAGATTGACCTATTTCCGCTGCAGGCGGTGCGAGTCCGCTCCAATGGGAAGCGCGACTACGAGCCAGCGGCCAAGCGGCGTCTGATTGAGTTCTGCCTTCAATCGGGAGCATCGGTTTCGGGCACGGCTCTCAAGGCTGGCATCAACGCTAATCAGTTGCGCAAATGGATTCGGGAGTACCGAGATTCAGCGCAGGCGCGAGGTGCATTGCCGGCATTCGTGCCGGTTGTCCAGGAGGTTCTGGATTCGCGGCCGATCGAGACACCTGCAAAGGTCGTGGTGCCTCGCCGCGAAGCGGCCTCAGCGACTGCCGATTCGCCACCGCAGCGAGCGCTACCGCTGGCACTCTTGAGCGCGAAGCTACCCAACGGGGTATCACTCGAGCTCGAATGCGACGAGCGACACGTGGCGCTCGTAAGGGCAATGATCGAAGCCCTGAATGGAGGCCATTGA